In Candidatus Lokiarchaeota archaeon, the sequence AAAGCCTCACTGCAGGAGCATTTGAAGCTAAGCCGGTTGATTCCGTTACATACGTTCTCAACCTCGATGATTTGACCCCGAAGCCCGGTGGGATTCAACCGAGGATGAAAGACATTGTCAGATGGGCGCTTAATCGACTTGGTCTTCAAAGCGGTTGGGATGGCACATTCAAGAAAAGCATCGTATTTGAGGACAAGGAGCTGGGAACTACGGAGTCTGCTGTTCTCGAACGACTGATGACTGGCGATGAAAAAATCCTTTCAAACACCCTCCTAGGTTCGCCTGAAACTGTGAGAACACTGGTAGAAACTGGATGTATGATCTTGCTTCCTTCGTTTAACCATTTAGGAATCAGACCGAATTACTTGCTGAAAGGAAATCCACAGGAAATCCAGAATCTTGTAGAATCGTGTGCCCTTGAGGCGACCGTTTTCGTTTCTGAGGGAATGGCGTATTCGATTGTTTCTTGCCCTGCAGCTTATGGAAGAGAAATGGTATCACGTAGTATCGATTTGGAAAAAAGTGAGATTTACCCTCTTGCAGGTGTGAGCTCGAATCAACGCATCCTTCGTGATGAGACAATCTATAGAACTGATGCTAACTGGTTTTCGTGGGCATTTACCGATTTTTGACCATAATGAGACATTTAACCATTCCAAGCCACCGATATATGATAAAGATACGAAGATGTACCGTCTTGTGAAAAAGCATATCAAGCTGCTACAACTCTCATGAGAACATTCCTACCGAGGACTCAGTATGTACAAAGCCTACGCTATTATCCTTCTTGTATTATGCCCAACTGTACCGTTGATAGTAACTCCAGAAGCCGGGATTGCTAGCGTCAGATTTGAGTCAGATACCGGACCCTATCTTGAGTCATTTCTTCGACATAATCTGAAATCCCATCAAGGGAGTATTGGAGCTGGAGTGGCATCTCAGCGAGCTGTGCTACAATTCAAGGATTCCCTAACTCCTCGTGAAACTGCTTTTGCTGAGGGTCTTGGTATACAATTCAGAAGAAGGAATCAACAGCCTATTCGCGTGGGAAGTACATACCTTTGTGATGTTCCAACTATCGATGCTCTTGAACGCCTTTCTACTATTGGACTCAAGAGAGCTACTTCAGGCGAGAAGAAGTTCTATCCATCTCTCGAAACCTCTGTACCCGCCATGAACACACCATCGGTGTGGAACAATTTGGAAAAAGAAGGTACGCGGATAGATGGTTCTGGTGTTACAGTAGCTGTTATCGATACAGGTGCAAGCTGGTTGCATCCTACTTTCTGGCGAGCAACAAAGAATAACATTAATGTCATTGAAAATAATGGTGAATTCTACGCTGATCTCGATGATGATAGTATTGCTGATAATAACGAGGGCCCATTGAAACAAACTGAGGAACAGTCTACAGGGACCATTGAAGTCAGCAATGAGTATCTATTCATCGATGTTGGTGATGATGACCAATTTTCCTATGGCGCTGGAGATCGATGGGTGGGCGGCATCGATGCAAACGATGATGGTATTCTCACCTTGCCCACAGAAAACGTTGCGCTTCTCGGAGAATCAAAAGTAAAGATGTTCTATGACCAAGGTGAGAATGAGGTCTTTGTTCGGGGCGTCAATCTGACTTCCAGTGTATTACATGGTGGAGATGATAATGGACACGGAACTCACGTAGCCTCAACAATAGCAGGCGGACAGATCGGGCTAACCTCGATGGTCGGTGTCGCACCAGGGGTTGACCTCATAGTCATCAAAAGCCCCCTGACATCAGCATCTATTATCGATGGCATTCACTTTGCTACTGCTCATGACGCAGATGTCATCAATATGTCATTTTCAAGTTACCTTGGTTTCCTTGATGGAACAGATTTGGAGGACCTGGCTGCAACTGATGCCTTTCTTCAAAACGACACGTTGTGCGTCGCAGCAGCAGGTAACCTCGGGGGCCGTTCGAAACATAGTAGGTTTAGTGTTCCTGCTGGCGATGATGCCGGAACTACCCTCTCTGTATCGAATCCACCGGATTACTCATTTTTGAATGTGATTTGGTATAGTTCTAATCAAGATGAGTCGGTCACTCTGTCACCCCCTGATGGAGGCGAAGATGTAACTCTTGGGCCTATCGGGGAAATGGTGGGATCAGCCTATTCTGTGACAACCAGTGATATTAACGCATATGCCTTTGTAGATGTGAGTTCGCGAGGCTTCAATCGGTTGATTATCCAGGTCTCAGAGAGTGAACACAATTGGACTTCAGGAGTATGGACTGTTACTGTTGAAAATCCGAGTGGAGAAGAAATTACTGTAGACGCTTATGCGTGGGACAATGCTTGGTCCGGCGGCTCGCTTCGCTTCACATCAAGGATTGATAATTCACACACTATCAGTTGTCCAGCAACAGCAGATTTCGCGGTGGCAGTGTCTTCTTACAGCGAGGCGAGGGAAAGTATTAGTCCAACCTCGAGCAATGGCCCTCGAATAGATGGCAACATTAAACCAGAACTCTCAGCACCTGGTGCATCAGTTGAAGCAGCTTCTAGATTCACCAGTATCTCTACTTCTCTCTGGATCTCACGAACGGGCACAAGTATGGCGACCCCACATGTTGCTGGCGCACTTGCACTGAGCTATCAAAGCTCACAGTCCAATAGTGCATGGGATGATTTGAGTGCGTTATTCGAAGGGGCCGGTGGTTTTGACGCTCACAATTCACTTCCGACTAATGATGCAGGTTTTGGCCTTTGCGACTCCCTTCATACAGTTCGTCATGTTCTTGATGTACCCCTAGAAAAC encodes:
- a CDS encoding S8 family serine peptidase, translating into MYKAYAIILLVLCPTVPLIVTPEAGIASVRFESDTGPYLESFLRHNLKSHQGSIGAGVASQRAVLQFKDSLTPRETAFAEGLGIQFRRRNQQPIRVGSTYLCDVPTIDALERLSTIGLKRATSGEKKFYPSLETSVPAMNTPSVWNNLEKEGTRIDGSGVTVAVIDTGASWLHPTFWRATKNNINVIENNGEFYADLDDDSIADNNEGPLKQTEEQSTGTIEVSNEYLFIDVGDDDQFSYGAGDRWVGGIDANDDGILTLPTENVALLGESKVKMFYDQGENEVFVRGVNLTSSVLHGGDDNGHGTHVASTIAGGQIGLTSMVGVAPGVDLIVIKSPLTSASIIDGIHFATAHDADVINMSFSSYLGFLDGTDLEDLAATDAFLQNDTLCVAAAGNLGGRSKHSRFSVPAGDDAGTTLSVSNPPDYSFLNVIWYSSNQDESVTLSPPDGGEDVTLGPIGEMVGSAYSVTTSDINAYAFVDVSSRGFNRLIIQVSESEHNWTSGVWTVTVENPSGEEITVDAYAWDNAWSGGSLRFTSRIDNSHTISCPATADFAVAVSSYSEARESISPTSSNGPRIDGNIKPELSAPGASVEAASRFTSISTSLWISRTGTSMATPHVAGALALSYQSSQSNSAWDDLSALFEGAGGFDAHNSLPTNDAGFGLCDSLHTVRHVLDVPLENGTSLSDWVGIPPLVDGHENITLDGKLDILSFSAYHDENQVGAAITVRNAPSWESFNLSLELNLDNNEGTGYLGTDSVVNMTMGSLQLYRWNEGWVEAAENEAEWWNSSATIFIRVNADSVADRFSINTYTYNSTDSTVDFLQDMTLENMWRPLFKNIEFGATAGTYSLNISIKDRDTQSDSINLGWRLVFGQDSILQTDTASGSKNYFLTFNSTSWDTTYVVSVLLNVSDGHDTLHLNSLMLERTASGVLEISSASLDSNTARVGPFVQDMITGRIVVEGYLKASEVGISFAGGTSNPLNFSLTGTDGVYEIRVRPSGLSPGEYSVYAYAISRTGQRIEERFATLDVIQDYTILIIGAVAVGGMLAILMLVSRYFRKDGE